In Lujinxingia litoralis, a single window of DNA contains:
- the ahcY gene encoding adenosylhomocysteinase, protein MNTGRPLLTNDPFVVADLSPETVAFGRKEIELAEAEMPGLMALREQYGEAQPLKGARIMGSLHMTIQTAVLIETLVTLGADVRWASCNIYSTQDHAAAAVAVGPEGTADNPQGVPVFAWKGETLEEYWWCTFQALNWPDGQGPNLILDDGGDATLLVHKGFEFEQNNISADPSTTDNAEFRVVLSVLKELQGLDKGYWSRTAPNIRGVSEETTTGVHRLYQSQKEGTLLFPAINVNDAVTKSKFDNVYGCRHSLVDAIMRATDVMLAGKRALVAGYGDVGKGSAQSLSSQRARVAVTEIDPICALQACMHGLDVITMEQALELGYDIYVTATGNFNVITADHMKRMKHNAIVCNIGHFDNEIDMAGLEAMRERGEVEKIQIKPQVHEWKFKETGNSIIILAEGRLVNLGCATGHPSFVMSASFTNQVLAQMELHANAEAYGKDVITLPKHLDEMVAKLHLGKLGAQLTSLSKEQAEYIGVGVEGPFKPDYYRY, encoded by the coding sequence ATGAACACCGGTCGCCCGCTGCTGACCAATGACCCCTTCGTGGTCGCCGACCTCTCCCCGGAAACGGTGGCCTTTGGCCGCAAAGAGATCGAGCTGGCCGAAGCCGAGATGCCCGGGCTGATGGCGCTGCGCGAGCAGTATGGCGAGGCCCAGCCCCTTAAAGGCGCGCGCATCATGGGCTCGTTGCACATGACGATTCAGACCGCCGTGCTCATTGAGACCCTGGTGACCCTGGGCGCCGACGTGCGCTGGGCCTCCTGTAACATCTACTCGACCCAGGATCACGCCGCGGCCGCCGTGGCCGTCGGCCCCGAAGGCACCGCCGATAATCCCCAGGGCGTGCCCGTCTTTGCCTGGAAGGGTGAGACGCTGGAAGAGTACTGGTGGTGCACCTTCCAGGCGCTGAACTGGCCCGACGGACAGGGCCCCAACCTCATCCTTGACGACGGGGGCGACGCCACGCTCCTGGTCCACAAGGGCTTTGAGTTTGAGCAGAACAACATCAGCGCCGACCCCTCCACCACCGATAACGCGGAGTTCCGCGTGGTGCTCTCGGTGCTCAAGGAGCTCCAGGGTCTGGACAAGGGCTACTGGAGCCGCACCGCCCCCAACATCCGCGGCGTCAGCGAGGAGACCACCACCGGGGTGCATCGCCTCTACCAGTCGCAGAAAGAGGGCACGCTGCTCTTCCCGGCGATCAACGTCAACGACGCCGTCACCAAGAGCAAGTTCGACAACGTCTACGGCTGCCGCCACTCCCTGGTCGACGCCATCATGCGCGCCACCGACGTGATGCTCGCCGGCAAGCGCGCCCTGGTCGCCGGCTACGGCGATGTGGGCAAAGGCTCGGCGCAGTCGCTCTCCAGCCAGCGGGCCCGCGTGGCCGTCACCGAGATCGACCCCATCTGCGCGCTCCAGGCCTGCATGCACGGCCTCGACGTCATCACGATGGAGCAGGCTCTGGAGCTGGGCTACGACATCTACGTGACCGCCACCGGCAACTTCAACGTCATCACCGCCGACCACATGAAGCGGATGAAGCATAACGCCATCGTCTGCAACATCGGCCACTTCGATAACGAGATCGATATGGCCGGTCTGGAGGCGATGCGCGAGCGCGGCGAAGTTGAGAAGATCCAGATCAAGCCCCAGGTCCACGAGTGGAAGTTCAAGGAAACGGGCAACTCCATCATCATCCTGGCCGAAGGTCGCCTGGTGAACCTGGGCTGCGCCACCGGCCACCCCAGCTTCGTGATGAGCGCCTCGTTCACCAACCAGGTGCTGGCGCAGATGGAGCTGCACGCCAACGCTGAAGCCTACGGCAAGGATGTCATCACCCTGCCCAAGCACCTCGACGAAATGGTCGCCAAACTCCACCTGGGCAAGCTCGGCGCGCAGCTCACCAGCCTGAGCAAAGAGCAGGCCGAGTACATCGGCGTGGGCGTCGAAGGCCCCTTCAAGCCCGACTACTACCGCTACTGA
- a CDS encoding PEGA domain-containing protein, with protein sequence MKKRVVWAVLAAVLMCLCASVAVAAEPFDALSEAEKVELIELIDSGTAAYDAGEFQTAVELFHRAYELAPLPDFLYRLGLAYERLGEDARAVEYYRSFLNAEPQAEERGRIESTIEVIEGRLARRARTSIEVITRPEGARVYVGSREDGMRGVTPIELNVEPGEYRLIVELEGYEVVEEQVQVPQGQRVVLRPGLTPQGGFAEADRSVWRSTWVPVSLAVVGAGALVLTPVFNGLANDAAAERSELLQDRRSTQNEVDKYAIERREATYRGLTIGAAVVGGAAITTAGALLVWQLLADDAGAGAEQAGLEAVGVGPLGDTVGVGLRGRF encoded by the coding sequence ATGAAGAAGCGAGTGGTGTGGGCGGTGCTGGCGGCGGTGTTGATGTGTCTGTGTGCCAGTGTGGCGGTGGCGGCGGAGCCTTTTGATGCGCTCAGCGAAGCGGAGAAGGTTGAGCTGATCGAGCTGATCGACTCCGGGACGGCTGCTTACGACGCCGGGGAGTTCCAGACCGCGGTGGAGCTTTTTCATCGGGCCTATGAGCTGGCTCCGCTGCCCGATTTTCTCTACCGGCTGGGGCTGGCCTACGAGCGTCTGGGGGAGGATGCGCGGGCGGTGGAGTATTACCGCAGCTTTCTCAACGCGGAGCCACAGGCCGAGGAGCGGGGGCGAATTGAGAGCACGATTGAGGTGATCGAGGGGCGCCTGGCCCGTCGCGCGCGGACCTCGATTGAGGTGATCACCCGTCCGGAGGGGGCGCGGGTGTACGTGGGCTCTCGCGAGGATGGGATGCGGGGAGTGACGCCGATCGAGCTCAACGTGGAGCCCGGGGAGTACCGGCTGATCGTGGAGCTGGAGGGCTACGAGGTGGTCGAGGAGCAGGTGCAGGTGCCTCAGGGGCAGCGGGTGGTGCTGCGCCCGGGGCTGACGCCGCAGGGGGGCTTTGCGGAGGCGGATCGTTCGGTGTGGCGCTCGACCTGGGTGCCGGTGTCGCTGGCGGTGGTGGGCGCGGGGGCGCTGGTGTTGACCCCGGTGTTTAACGGGCTGGCCAATGACGCCGCTGCGGAGCGCTCCGAGCTCTTGCAAGACCGTCGCTCCACGCAGAATGAGGTGGATAAGTACGCCATCGAGCGTCGGGAGGCGACCTACCGGGGGCTGACGATCGGGGCGGCGGTGGTGGGCGGGGCCGCGATCACCACCGCCGGCGCGTTGCTGGTGTGGCAGCTCCTCGCCGATGACGCCGGCGCCGGCGCCGAGCAGGCGGGCCTGGAGGCGGTGGGCGTGGGGCCGCTGGGCGACACCGTGGGCGTGGGCCTGCGGGGGCGTTTCTGA
- a CDS encoding SDR family oxidoreductase yields the protein MLCADNFGRAAAHHGLRHILYLGCDTPPNAAHDLGRTHEIHNALSAYGVPVTTLRLPLVLSPQSPLTRIAQHLAAGPRPTLQANFHACLRPIALADVLAAAEAILTDPARFGDTFNLHGPESLSFKALVERLAEHRGHRLRWRSSGLLHPRASMPASVGVEWRDMLQELLAQPSRHERAFPFEAACKRPLTPLSRALKACAEAPRPASRALTHRQGLPSLVRSVQRLTLPPGKDARWTAHEYVRWLPTSLRFLIRATHDTDPDHPSIARFFLGPLPWPLLELTLAPEVSTPDRQLFWITGGLLARPHQPGRLEFRQIPRSDHTIVAIHDFEPRLPWLIYRFTQALMHLWVVHRFERHLRGVQASHDCKRS from the coding sequence GTGCTCTGCGCCGATAATTTCGGGCGCGCCGCCGCCCACCACGGGCTCCGCCACATCCTCTATTTGGGGTGCGACACCCCGCCCAACGCCGCCCACGACCTGGGCCGCACCCACGAGATTCACAACGCTCTGAGCGCCTACGGCGTGCCGGTCACCACCCTACGCCTGCCCCTGGTTCTCAGCCCTCAAAGCCCCCTGACACGCATCGCTCAGCACCTGGCCGCCGGCCCACGCCCGACCCTCCAGGCGAACTTCCACGCCTGCCTACGCCCCATCGCCCTGGCTGATGTCCTCGCGGCGGCCGAAGCCATCCTCACCGACCCGGCGCGCTTCGGCGACACCTTCAACCTCCACGGCCCCGAGTCGCTCAGCTTTAAAGCCCTCGTCGAACGCCTGGCCGAGCACCGCGGCCACCGCCTGCGCTGGCGCTCCTCCGGCCTCCTCCATCCCCGCGCCTCGATGCCCGCCTCCGTCGGCGTCGAATGGCGAGACATGCTCCAGGAACTCCTGGCCCAACCCTCCCGACATGAGCGCGCTTTCCCCTTCGAAGCGGCCTGCAAGCGCCCGCTCACGCCCCTGTCCCGCGCGCTCAAAGCCTGCGCTGAGGCCCCCAGGCCCGCCTCCCGCGCGCTCACCCACCGCCAGGGGCTCCCCTCCCTGGTGCGCTCCGTCCAGCGCCTGACCCTCCCCCCGGGAAAAGATGCCCGCTGGACCGCCCACGAATACGTGCGCTGGCTGCCCACCTCGCTGCGCTTCCTCATCCGCGCCACCCACGACACCGATCCCGATCACCCCTCGATCGCCCGCTTCTTTCTCGGCCCTCTGCCCTGGCCCCTGCTGGAACTCACCCTGGCCCCCGAGGTCAGCACCCCCGACCGCCAGCTCTTCTGGATCACCGGCGGACTGCTTGCCAGACCCCACCAGCCCGGGCGCCTGGAGTTTCGCCAGATCCCCCGCAGCGACCACACCATCGTGGCCATCCATGATTTTGAGCCTCGCCTCCCCTGGCTCATCTACCGCTTTACCCAGGCGCTGATGCACCTGTGGGTCGTCCACCGCTTCGAGCGCCATCTGCGCGGCGTCCAGGCCTCCCACGACTGCAAAAGGTCGTAA
- a CDS encoding 3-keto-5-aminohexanoate cleavage protein produces MAPSPDPVVITCALNGAHRDPAPRTPVQMADEARQAYEAGASMVHLHLRDPQDGQTPSWDPARAREVADAILARVPDIILNLSTDVIGNDLSGPRACLEAVRPEMAALNAGSLNDLKLRRDGQWAEAPTLVDNPVSKIGAFLELMAHHQIVPECECFDTGIVRSLSLLERHGLLQPPYLVSFVLGMASGMPARQDLMPILLDEAPARAPWQSVVIGGQEVWPIHRRTAELGGHLRTGVEDTLYLPDGTRVCGNGPLIEAMTALAREVGREPATPAQARAILLGHVDQGAAGPR; encoded by the coding sequence ATGGCCCCGAGCCCCGACCCCGTGGTGATCACCTGCGCGCTCAACGGCGCGCACCGCGACCCGGCGCCCCGCACCCCCGTGCAGATGGCCGACGAGGCCCGGCAGGCCTACGAGGCCGGGGCCTCGATGGTGCACCTGCACCTGCGCGATCCGCAGGATGGGCAAACCCCCTCCTGGGATCCGGCCCGGGCCCGCGAGGTCGCCGACGCGATCCTGGCCCGGGTCCCCGACATCATCCTCAACCTGAGCACCGACGTCATCGGCAACGATCTCTCCGGACCGCGGGCCTGCCTGGAGGCCGTCCGCCCGGAGATGGCGGCGCTCAACGCCGGCTCCCTCAACGACTTAAAACTGCGTCGCGACGGGCAGTGGGCCGAAGCGCCGACGCTGGTGGACAACCCGGTCAGCAAAATCGGCGCCTTTCTGGAGCTGATGGCACACCACCAGATCGTGCCCGAGTGCGAGTGCTTCGACACCGGTATCGTGCGCTCGCTCTCGTTGTTGGAGCGCCACGGCCTGCTCCAGCCCCCTTACCTGGTGAGCTTTGTGCTGGGGATGGCCAGCGGCATGCCCGCTCGCCAGGATCTGATGCCCATCCTCCTCGACGAAGCCCCGGCCCGGGCCCCCTGGCAATCGGTGGTGATCGGGGGTCAGGAGGTCTGGCCGATCCACCGCCGCACAGCCGAGCTGGGGGGCCACCTGCGCACCGGCGTGGAAGACACCCTGTACCTGCCCGACGGCACCAGGGTTTGCGGCAACGGCCCGCTGATCGAGGCGATGACCGCCCTGGCCCGCGAGGTCGGCCGAGAGCCGGCCACCCCGGCCCAGGCCCGCGCGATTCTTTTGGGACACGTCGACCAGGGAGCTGCGGGCCCACGTTAA
- a CDS encoding serine/threonine-protein kinase, whose amino-acid sequence MKLYCPQCQQRFDGELEVCPDDGSRLFLLDSPQAAPDPLLGQVIDERFRIERLLGVGGMGAVYAGVQLSVNREVAIKVLRPEMSDREKALERFFREAKVVSELSHANIVSLFDFGQDRSRDLLYLVMELVRGIGLGELLEQGRLRVNMALEVVYQVCGALTEPHARGIIHRDLKPDNLVLLPVSDGTVQVKVLDFGIARALEQSTQITKTGMICGTPAYMAPEQAQNHAIDGRTDLYALGVILFEMLSGMVPFSGETSLQILFSHLQKSPPSLRHLVGVGSLPEDVEALCYRLLAKAPEERPASAREVRDEIDQLRMRHQLRPVRLDAGRAGVEAFEGWLMPHLDTDRRAAPSSTQAQRQRQTPQTGGFGAVPGTDEFESMPTRLMRTPAEQEPVRVGAEGEADTLPEFGGAPRGPELKSARRDTITGESQVDVQVARIRGPLATMPVDLEEPAGRRRTGLVAAVAVVAVLGAGGAVWLMGDKGGEPAGAPVNSPALVEVEATPPELERAPEVEGDFHIHARSAGAEAGAEAVLKVRELTATQAALARVAAERQAAQERSERERVREAAARRKARREARAQDEAPAGADEPTGEDAVQNAAQVRDKGNQTDSALRERLRRLRSGE is encoded by the coding sequence ATGAAGCTATATTGCCCCCAATGTCAGCAGCGTTTTGATGGCGAGCTGGAGGTCTGCCCCGACGATGGCAGTCGCCTCTTTCTGCTCGACTCGCCGCAGGCGGCGCCGGATCCCTTGCTGGGGCAGGTGATTGATGAGCGCTTTCGGATTGAGCGCCTGCTGGGCGTGGGGGGCATGGGCGCGGTCTACGCCGGGGTGCAGCTCTCGGTGAACCGGGAGGTGGCGATCAAGGTGCTGCGCCCGGAGATGAGCGATCGTGAGAAGGCGTTGGAGCGCTTCTTTCGCGAGGCCAAGGTCGTCTCGGAGTTGAGTCACGCCAACATCGTGAGCCTCTTTGATTTTGGTCAGGATCGCTCCCGCGATCTGCTCTACCTGGTGATGGAGTTGGTGCGGGGGATCGGTCTGGGAGAACTGCTGGAACAGGGGCGCTTGCGGGTGAACATGGCGTTGGAGGTGGTCTACCAGGTGTGTGGGGCACTGACCGAGCCGCACGCCCGCGGGATCATTCACCGCGATCTCAAGCCGGATAATCTGGTGCTGCTGCCGGTGAGCGACGGGACGGTGCAGGTGAAGGTGCTGGATTTCGGGATCGCCCGGGCGCTGGAGCAGAGCACGCAGATCACCAAGACGGGCATGATCTGCGGGACGCCGGCGTACATGGCGCCGGAGCAGGCCCAGAATCACGCGATCGACGGGCGCACCGACCTCTACGCGCTGGGGGTGATTCTCTTTGAGATGCTCAGCGGGATGGTGCCCTTTAGCGGGGAGACAAGCCTGCAGATCTTGTTCAGCCATCTCCAGAAGAGCCCGCCTTCGTTGCGGCATCTGGTGGGAGTGGGGAGTCTGCCGGAGGACGTCGAGGCGCTCTGCTACCGCCTGCTGGCCAAGGCTCCCGAGGAGCGGCCGGCGTCGGCGCGGGAGGTGCGCGATGAGATCGATCAGCTGCGGATGCGCCATCAGCTGCGCCCGGTGCGTCTGGATGCGGGGCGAGCCGGGGTGGAGGCCTTTGAGGGCTGGTTGATGCCGCATCTCGATACTGATCGCCGGGCGGCGCCCAGCTCCACGCAGGCGCAGCGTCAGCGTCAGACGCCGCAGACCGGCGGGTTTGGCGCGGTGCCCGGGACCGACGAGTTTGAGAGCATGCCCACCCGGCTGATGCGGACGCCGGCAGAGCAAGAGCCGGTGCGGGTGGGCGCCGAGGGGGAGGCGGACACGCTGCCGGAGTTTGGTGGCGCCCCCCGAGGGCCCGAGCTTAAGAGCGCGCGCCGCGATACGATCACCGGGGAGTCGCAGGTGGATGTGCAGGTCGCCCGCATCCGGGGGCCGCTGGCCACGATGCCGGTGGACCTGGAGGAGCCGGCGGGGCGGCGTCGGACCGGGCTGGTGGCGGCGGTGGCGGTGGTGGCGGTGCTGGGAGCCGGGGGGGCGGTGTGGCTGATGGGAGATAAGGGTGGGGAGCCGGCGGGGGCGCCGGTGAACTCGCCGGCCCTTGTCGAGGTTGAAGCGACGCCGCCGGAGCTTGAGCGCGCCCCGGAGGTCGAGGGCGACTTTCATATTCATGCCCGCAGCGCCGGCGCGGAGGCGGGGGCGGAGGCGGTGCTCAAGGTGCGGGAGTTGACCGCGACGCAGGCCGCGTTGGCCCGGGTGGCCGCCGAGCGCCAGGCCGCGCAGGAGCGTAGCGAGCGGGAGCGCGTGCGGGAGGCAGCGGCGCGTCGCAAAGCGCGCCGGGAGGCCCGGGCGCAGGACGAGGCGCCGGCCGGAGCTGATGAGCCCACTGGCGAGGACGCGGTCCAGAACGCCGCACAGGTGCGCGATAAAGGGAACCAGACCGACTCGGCGCTGCGCGAGCGGTTGCGCCGGTTGCGTTCCGGAGAGTAA
- a CDS encoding OmpA/MotB family protein: MKKSLVALLAASLLIGCGVPTDEHEAMLRDMENTKIALATTEREKAEVEEELRGQIETLEARIAKLENDKLALETELSEARGDLDLYESRAGGLEEALEASRTELDELRRARAQTEARLQEYRNLANRLASMVESGQLSVKIREGRMVIELADNILFDSGRTDIKQDGQNALQELAAVLQEVDDRNFLVAGHTDNVPISSGRFSSNWELSTARAVEVVKFLQEQGVNPTNLAAAGYGEFDPIADNEDREMRALNRRIEIILMPNIEELPSVPDDVFQGS, translated from the coding sequence ATGAAAAAATCACTCGTCGCCCTGCTCGCTGCCTCCCTGCTGATCGGCTGCGGAGTCCCCACCGATGAACACGAGGCGATGCTCCGCGATATGGAAAATACCAAGATCGCCCTCGCCACCACCGAACGCGAAAAAGCCGAAGTCGAAGAAGAGCTCCGCGGCCAGATCGAGACCCTGGAAGCCCGCATCGCCAAACTCGAAAACGATAAACTCGCCCTGGAAACCGAGCTCAGCGAGGCCCGCGGCGACCTGGATCTCTACGAGTCGCGTGCCGGCGGCCTGGAAGAAGCCCTGGAGGCCTCCCGCACCGAACTCGATGAGCTGCGGCGCGCCCGCGCTCAAACCGAGGCGCGCCTCCAGGAATACCGCAACCTGGCCAACCGCCTGGCCTCCATGGTCGAATCCGGCCAGCTCTCGGTCAAAATCCGCGAAGGCCGCATGGTCATTGAGCTCGCCGACAACATCCTCTTCGACTCCGGACGCACCGACATCAAGCAAGACGGCCAGAACGCCCTCCAGGAACTGGCCGCCGTGCTTCAAGAGGTCGACGATCGCAACTTCCTCGTCGCCGGACACACCGATAATGTGCCGATCAGCTCCGGTCGCTTCTCCTCAAACTGGGAGCTCTCCACGGCACGCGCCGTCGAAGTTGTGAAATTTCTGCAGGAGCAGGGCGTCAACCCCACCAACCTGGCCGCCGCCGGCTACGGAGAGTTTGACCCCATCGCCGATAACGAAGACCGTGAGATGCGCGCGCTCAACCGCCGCATCGAGATCATCTTGATGCCCAACATCGAAGAGCTGCCGTCGGTGCCCGACGACGTCTTCCAGGGCTCGTAA
- a CDS encoding Eco57I restriction-modification methylase domain-containing protein has product MSLSSEHEAKAAPGLVGRLEVLLSEALARGESVSSAHWHGALMAAGAARRQGCLGLKVSPIAEEDALAAAAKLGLDEALGAWPDALFEDPHALGWLHQGWSSVGRLESFEGHVQRGERHGSATVSTQLYTPRWVADALARRAMAGGEATRVLDPAVGGAQMLLAALQVWVDQGRDPLRAVSGLWGWDLDPRAVAVARLTLKLELARLLGRRTAEGEARIDAQIVCRDALVGESEVFDVVLTNPPYMGWRSMPEELRALLKERYRPFERDLYAAFIKRCQELASQSVGLLVQQGIFYLKGFQAARRALLEAGELRDFLHLGAGAFWGLSGEKASVVGFVQTMGEGAGEATRVWDLRGLRGPQDKERAYRERAPQRFEPWRARAVPGRPFCYELPGELLRWFDEAEPLDAIAEVPGGQNKTGANRRFVRRFDQVDPAKITHTPGLWEEGEASGRWRFYSKGGRFAPWWGNWEWVVDWSEQAREFYASNRTSNLLSEAYVGREGICYTDFAGGRFNARWMPAGCVFDMTGPAIFVRPQWLAGLSFEERNAALLGVLNSGPARRLLRALNPTLHFQVSDVRALPVPRLSEAKARRIAALVRAQVAGVRRAHQGLGGSVLQGQAALSAGELRALLARLKALEAALEAEVAELYEVGIRPPVGASVEAHHALVGLYRGHGLALS; this is encoded by the coding sequence GTGAGTCTTTCATCGGAACATGAAGCGAAGGCGGCGCCCGGGCTGGTGGGGCGCCTCGAAGTCCTGCTCTCCGAGGCGTTGGCGCGTGGCGAGTCGGTGAGTTCTGCGCACTGGCACGGGGCGTTGATGGCCGCCGGGGCGGCCCGGCGTCAGGGGTGTCTGGGGCTTAAGGTGTCGCCGATCGCTGAGGAGGATGCGCTGGCGGCGGCCGCCAAGCTGGGGCTGGACGAGGCGCTGGGCGCGTGGCCCGATGCGCTCTTTGAGGACCCGCACGCGCTGGGCTGGCTGCATCAGGGGTGGTCGTCGGTGGGGCGTCTGGAGAGCTTTGAGGGACATGTGCAGCGCGGTGAGCGCCACGGGTCGGCCACGGTCTCCACGCAGCTCTACACCCCGCGCTGGGTGGCCGATGCGCTGGCGCGGCGCGCGATGGCGGGAGGAGAGGCCACCCGGGTGCTCGATCCGGCGGTGGGCGGCGCGCAGATGTTGCTGGCGGCGCTTCAGGTGTGGGTGGATCAGGGGAGGGATCCTCTGCGGGCGGTGAGCGGGCTCTGGGGCTGGGATCTCGACCCGCGGGCGGTGGCGGTGGCCCGGCTCACGCTGAAGCTGGAGCTGGCCCGCTTGTTGGGCCGGCGCACAGCGGAGGGGGAGGCGCGCATCGACGCGCAGATCGTCTGCCGTGACGCGCTGGTGGGGGAGTCCGAGGTGTTTGACGTGGTGTTGACCAACCCGCCCTACATGGGCTGGCGCTCGATGCCCGAGGAGCTGCGCGCGCTGCTCAAGGAGCGGTACCGGCCCTTTGAGCGCGACCTCTACGCGGCCTTTATCAAGCGCTGCCAGGAGCTGGCCTCGCAGTCGGTGGGGCTGCTGGTGCAGCAGGGGATCTTTTATCTCAAAGGCTTTCAGGCCGCGCGGCGGGCGTTGCTGGAGGCCGGCGAACTCCGCGACTTTCTGCACCTGGGCGCCGGGGCGTTCTGGGGGTTGAGCGGGGAGAAGGCCAGCGTGGTGGGCTTTGTGCAGACGATGGGGGAGGGGGCCGGGGAGGCCACCCGGGTCTGGGATCTGCGCGGGCTTCGCGGCCCGCAGGATAAGGAGCGGGCCTATCGGGAGCGCGCCCCGCAGCGTTTTGAGCCCTGGCGAGCGCGTGCGGTGCCCGGGCGGCCCTTTTGCTATGAGCTGCCGGGGGAGCTGCTGCGCTGGTTTGATGAGGCTGAGCCCCTGGACGCCATCGCCGAGGTGCCCGGGGGGCAGAATAAGACCGGGGCCAACCGCCGCTTTGTGAGGCGTTTTGACCAGGTGGACCCGGCAAAGATCACGCATACGCCGGGGCTCTGGGAGGAGGGGGAGGCCTCGGGGCGCTGGCGCTTCTACAGCAAGGGCGGGCGTTTTGCGCCCTGGTGGGGCAACTGGGAGTGGGTGGTGGACTGGTCGGAGCAGGCCCGGGAGTTCTACGCGAGCAACCGCACCTCGAACCTGCTCTCGGAGGCCTACGTGGGGCGCGAGGGGATCTGCTACACGGACTTTGCCGGCGGGCGTTTTAACGCGCGGTGGATGCCGGCGGGGTGTGTGTTTGACATGACGGGGCCGGCGATTTTTGTGCGCCCGCAGTGGTTGGCGGGGTTGAGTTTTGAGGAGCGCAACGCGGCGTTGCTGGGGGTGCTGAACAGCGGTCCGGCCCGGCGTCTGTTGCGGGCGCTCAATCCGACGCTGCATTTTCAGGTCAGCGATGTGCGCGCGCTGCCGGTGCCGCGGCTCAGCGAGGCGAAGGCGCGCCGGATCGCGGCGCTGGTGCGCGCCCAGGTGGCGGGGGTGCGTCGGGCCCACCAGGGGTTGGGGGGCAGCGTGCTTCAGGGGCAGGCCGCGCTCTCGGCCGGGGAGCTGCGGGCGTTGCTCGCCAGGCTCAAGGCGCTGGAGGCGGCGCTGGAGGCGGAGGTGGCCGAACTCTATGAGGTGGGGATTCGACCGCCGGTGGGCGCCTCGGTGGAGGCGCATCACGCGCTGGTAGGGCTCTACCGGGGCCACGGGCTGGCGTTGAGCTGA